One Pseudorhodoplanes sinuspersici DNA segment encodes these proteins:
- a CDS encoding 4-hydroxybenzoate 3-monooxygenase: MRTQVGIIGAGPAGLMLSHLLHLAGIESIIIENRSRDYIEHRIRAGLIEQWATDMLIETGVGERMQREAMFHDGNHLCFNGETHHLNFKDLVGKGITIYGQQEVVKDLVAQRLKDGGQIIFEVEDTAVHDFGTDKPSITFRKDGKDQRIDCDFIAGCDGFHGICRPSFPEGTLTFYDREYPFGWLGILTDSPPPDHELIYSYHDRGFALYTMRSPTISRLYVQVDHDEDVNNWPDDRIWEELHIRLQGTRKLQEGKILQKGVTPMRSFVCEPMQTGRLFLAGDAAHIVPPTGAKGMNLALADVRMLSRALSAYYKSHKTDLLEGYSKTCLERVWKGQRFSWWMTQIFHVFPNEVPFDRRRQLAELDYIVNSRAAATSLAENYAGLPIV, encoded by the coding sequence ATGCGAACACAGGTCGGAATCATCGGTGCAGGTCCTGCCGGGTTGATGCTGTCGCATCTGCTGCACCTCGCCGGCATCGAATCGATCATCATCGAGAACCGCAGCCGCGACTATATCGAGCACCGCATTCGCGCCGGGCTGATCGAGCAATGGGCGACCGACATGCTCATCGAGACCGGCGTCGGCGAGCGCATGCAGCGCGAGGCGATGTTTCATGACGGCAATCATCTTTGCTTCAATGGCGAAACGCATCACCTCAATTTCAAGGACCTGGTCGGGAAGGGGATCACCATCTATGGCCAGCAGGAGGTGGTGAAGGATCTGGTCGCACAACGTCTGAAGGATGGTGGCCAGATCATCTTTGAGGTCGAGGATACAGCGGTGCATGACTTCGGCACTGACAAGCCGTCGATCACGTTCCGCAAGGATGGCAAAGATCAGCGCATCGATTGCGATTTCATCGCCGGTTGCGATGGCTTCCACGGCATCTGCCGTCCGAGCTTTCCGGAAGGCACATTGACGTTCTACGATCGCGAATATCCATTCGGCTGGCTTGGTATCCTGACGGACTCTCCGCCACCGGATCACGAGCTGATTTACAGCTATCATGATCGGGGTTTTGCGCTCTACACGATGCGCTCGCCAACCATCTCAAGGCTGTATGTCCAGGTCGATCACGACGAGGACGTCAACAACTGGCCGGACGACCGGATCTGGGAGGAATTGCACATCCGGTTGCAGGGCACGCGCAAGCTGCAGGAAGGCAAGATTCTGCAGAAGGGCGTGACGCCGATGCGCAGTTTTGTCTGTGAGCCGATGCAGACTGGCCGATTGTTTCTCGCCGGCGACGCCGCGCATATCGTGCCGCCGACCGGTGCAAAGGGCATGAACCTCGCACTGGCCGATGTGCGCATGCTCTCACGCGCATTGTCCGCTTACTACAAGTCACACAAGACCGATCTTCTGGAGGGCTATTCGAAAACCTGTCTGGAGCGGGTCTGGAAGGGGCAGCGCTTCTCCTGGTGGATGACGCAGATCTTCCACGTCTTCCCGAACGAAGTGCCGTTCGACCGCCGCCGGCAATTGGCCGAACTCGATTACATCGTTAATTCCCGGGCGGCGGCGACCTCTCTGGCCGAGAATTATGCGGGCCTGCCGATCGTTTAG
- a CDS encoding caspase family protein, which translates to MVRLTCIVAAMLLALGLTPAAAQKRVALVIGNDTYQNVTPLRKAGNDAERIAKTLKGLGFQVISATNQNRRSMSDSLTAFERALSEGDTAFFFFAGHGFQIKGENYLLPTDVPMALDGEEEKIHENSFLARRIMERVRSKGVRTTILVLDACRNNPFERAGTRSVRGGGGLAAMSEDGAFVIYSASENQTALDYASADDKDPNSVFTRYFVKELETPGLSLVQVAKRTQASVTELARKYKHAQRPAYYDEIVGDVVLNGTLDPKRAMEVIPQQVAALPVQPSPLPNRPSEPEQLNAPLANFMRHNGGWSVTLSFADPVTAISWRYGDKGNFRETGFLDTLDPRTRKRMPNPSLQLDADTPEGTIYVRYADIRGEWAEPFPIKFDPVAALERGERQILEMTSGSWLSFREFNGLMVYYTHLMSYRCAIREVKIGIDSTVPDKKLAMPVCDPSNPSSIPHSAQPYLKLSPGTKFVSIELTYRDGSVSETKTFRADARGNR; encoded by the coding sequence ATGGTCAGGCTGACGTGTATTGTCGCAGCAATGCTGCTTGCGCTGGGGCTCACACCGGCGGCGGCGCAGAAGCGCGTGGCACTGGTGATCGGCAACGACACCTATCAGAACGTGACGCCCCTCAGGAAAGCCGGCAACGATGCCGAGCGGATCGCCAAGACCCTCAAGGGTCTCGGCTTCCAGGTGATCTCGGCCACCAACCAGAACCGCCGCAGCATGAGCGACAGCCTGACTGCCTTTGAGCGGGCGCTGTCGGAAGGCGATACCGCCTTTTTCTTCTTCGCTGGCCACGGCTTCCAGATCAAAGGCGAGAATTACCTCTTACCGACCGACGTGCCGATGGCCCTCGACGGCGAGGAGGAAAAGATTCACGAGAACTCCTTCCTTGCCCGGCGGATCATGGAGCGGGTCCGCAGCAAGGGCGTCCGCACGACTATTTTGGTGCTCGACGCCTGCCGCAACAATCCGTTCGAGCGCGCCGGCACCCGCAGTGTCCGTGGGGGCGGTGGTCTCGCGGCGATGAGCGAGGACGGCGCCTTCGTGATCTATTCGGCGTCCGAGAACCAGACCGCGCTCGATTATGCGTCGGCTGACGACAAGGACCCCAATTCCGTGTTCACCCGCTATTTCGTGAAGGAGCTGGAGACACCGGGACTGTCGCTGGTGCAGGTCGCCAAGCGCACGCAGGCGAGCGTCACTGAGCTGGCGCGCAAATACAAGCACGCACAGCGCCCGGCCTATTATGACGAGATCGTCGGCGATGTGGTGCTGAACGGCACGCTCGATCCAAAGCGTGCGATGGAGGTCATCCCGCAACAGGTCGCGGCCCTGCCGGTGCAGCCGTCGCCATTGCCGAACCGTCCGAGCGAGCCGGAGCAACTCAACGCGCCGCTGGCCAATTTCATGCGCCACAATGGCGGCTGGTCGGTGACGCTGTCATTCGCCGATCCGGTGACCGCAATTTCCTGGCGCTATGGCGACAAGGGTAATTTCAGGGAGACGGGCTTCCTCGACACGCTCGATCCGCGCACGCGCAAGCGCATGCCCAACCCGTCACTGCAGCTCGATGCCGATACGCCGGAAGGTACGATCTATGTGCGGTACGCCGATATCCGCGGCGAGTGGGCGGAGCCGTTCCCGATCAAGTTCGACCCGGTTGCTGCATTGGAACGCGGTGAGCGCCAGATCCTGGAAATGACCAGCGGCAGCTGGCTGTCGTTCCGGGAGTTCAATGGCCTGATGGTCTATTACACACATCTGATGTCGTATCGCTGCGCGATCCGCGAGGTGAAGATCGGCATCGATTCGACCGTGCCGGACAAGAAGCTGGCGATGCCGGTCTGTGACCCAAGCAATCCATCTTCGATTCCGCACAGCGCGCAGCCATATCTGAAGCTTTCGCCCGGCACGAAATTCGTTTCGATCGAGCTGACGTACCGCGATGGTTCGGTATCGGAAACCAAGACATTCCGCGCGGATGCTCGCGGGAATCGTTGA
- a CDS encoding Bug family tripartite tricarboxylate transporter substrate binding protein, whose translation MSQRRMMRGRETAAAAFAIALVGAMLAMAGTPAQAQTWPQRPVRLVLPFGAGSATDVAARLMTDKLQAKWGQPVVIENKPGADGLLAINAFLQANDDHVLLYSSSASFMAHPYTLDKMTYDFERDMTPIARVTDTVLCVNVPASSPIQTLGQFVAATRAAPGKMNVTGAPGVPDFTLDYFLKTQGLQAQKIPFKNIVEAATALAGGQIDFLLTSVAIVQPLVSAGKIRILAVTSRERASFAPDIPTVHELGFGGLGVETTAGLYGPKTMPRELRERIARDVTEVAADKTVSERLLATGQVVRTGSPDQLASTIKEQSDLTARIAKTLDLKPKN comes from the coding sequence ATGAGCCAAAGGCGTATGATGCGCGGGCGGGAAACGGCGGCGGCAGCGTTTGCAATCGCCCTTGTCGGCGCGATGCTGGCCATGGCCGGCACCCCGGCTCAAGCCCAGACCTGGCCGCAGCGCCCGGTCCGGCTGGTGCTGCCCTTCGGCGCCGGCAGTGCCACGGACGTGGCCGCGCGGCTGATGACCGACAAGCTGCAGGCCAAGTGGGGCCAGCCGGTCGTGATCGAAAACAAGCCGGGAGCTGACGGCCTACTCGCCATCAACGCCTTCCTGCAGGCCAATGACGACCACGTCCTGCTTTATTCCTCCAGCGCCTCGTTCATGGCGCATCCCTATACGCTCGACAAAATGACCTACGATTTCGAGCGCGACATGACGCCGATCGCGCGGGTGACCGATACCGTGCTCTGCGTGAATGTGCCGGCCTCCTCGCCGATCCAGACGCTCGGCCAGTTCGTCGCCGCCACGCGCGCCGCCCCCGGCAAAATGAACGTCACCGGGGCGCCCGGCGTGCCGGATTTCACCCTCGACTATTTCCTGAAGACGCAAGGGCTGCAGGCCCAGAAGATTCCGTTCAAGAATATCGTCGAGGCGGCCACCGCCCTCGCCGGCGGCCAGATCGACTTTCTCCTGACCTCGGTCGCCATCGTCCAGCCGCTGGTCAGCGCCGGCAAGATCCGCATCCTTGCGGTCACAAGCCGCGAGCGTGCATCCTTCGCACCCGATATTCCGACCGTCCACGAACTCGGCTTCGGCGGCCTCGGCGTCGAAACCACCGCTGGCCTGTATGGACCCAAGACGATGCCGCGTGAATTACGTGAACGTATCGCCCGCGATGTGACGGAGGTCGCTGCCGACAAAACTGTCTCGGAGCGGTTGCTCGCCACCGGCCAGGTGGTGCGGACCGGAAGCCCGGACCAGCTTGCGAGCACTATCAAGGAGCAA